In a single window of the Rhizoctonia solani chromosome 16, complete sequence genome:
- a CDS encoding altered inheritance of mitochondria protein 29, translating into MTASRPPNKQEKYPTSSQSRRSIKLGNDYCASNQVIRVSYGEIPVIHALDLEHTTVGELKERVRNAIKTEPGWKPYRTVQLDTLKLYTKAHGAKTTNLIINLDHDDWILNDDSAILASLGFENETEVSFFNRELYEAFKKDPTTKW; encoded by the exons ATGACCGCAAGCCGTCCACCGAAC aaacaggagaaatatccGACCAGCTCACAATCTCGCCGCTCCATTAAGCTCGGCAACGATTACTGTGCGAGTAATCAAGTCATTCGAGTATCGTACGGAGAAATCCCTGTTATACATGCCCTGGACCTCGAACACACGACGGTAGGCGAACTCAAGGAGCGCGTGCGCAATG CGATAAAGACCGAACCTGGATGGAAGCCATACCGAACAGTCCAGCTTG ACACACTGAAACTTTACACGAAAGCTCATGGTGCCAAG ACAACGAACCTGATCATTAACCTCGATCACGATGATTGGATCCTGAACGACGACAGCGCAATACTCGCCTCCCTGGGCTTCG AAAATGAGACCGAGGTTAGCTTCTTCAACCGGGAGCTCTATGAAGCATTCAAAAAGGATCCTACA ACTAAATGGTAA
- a CDS encoding glycoside hydrolase family 3 protein — protein MTANNPFLHINVEELVSKLSQEEKIRLLGAPNWWNTNKIDRLGVPSVRMSDGPNGVRGSSHFLSSPAQCIPCATALGSTFDPELIHEVGSFLAVEAKSKSATVLLAPTCNIQRSPLGGRSFESFSEDPHLSGHLAAAYVSGLQDNGVAATIKHYVANDQEHERMAVDTILSERALREIYLMPFMIAQRDAGPWAYMTAYNRVHGTHVSECKRLLDEVLRKEWGFNGLVMSDWYGTYSVDIALNAGLDLEMPGPPRWRQPALVNHALTSRKLLPSTLDLRAKTVLDFVQKLAKTSPDVVFGDGEERTRDDPKDREFNRKLAGRAIVLLKNQEQVLPLKKKNVLVVGPNAQARVISGGGSAFLKPSYVITPWDGIIAAKPKDVDVKFEVGCYAHKFLPTLENLLKTPDGEAGWEARFYTHDENQQPKDEVAKVDFFMDHQTQGNLKVDKTAPFEFGLTVAGRAKLWVNGKMTIDNWTHQRPGEFFYGQGSAEEKAVVDLKAGEPVDIYVEYDNLSPAPKGVQMQPALMRGVRLGGAEKIDPEEALKTAAKAAAEVDAVIAVVGLNHEWESEGFDRPTLSLPGRQDELIKAVAKANKNTVVVVQAGSAVSMPWADDVTGILQGWYLGNEAGNAIADVLFGKVNPSGRLPISLPKREEDIPAHLSFGSEMGKVHYREDVFVGYKYYQARKVAPLFPFGYGLSYTTFELSDLKVEGPSSHDSNLEVSASITVKNTGSVKGSETVQLYVSRPIGPITHPKLELRAFGKAADLEPGASTTVKLSFGKYGVSFWHEEDDTWRADAGEYSVLVGTSSVDLPLSASFKLKQTFSWRGL, from the exons ATGACCGCCAACAACCCGTTCCTCCACATCAATGTCGAAGAACTTGTCTCTAAACTCTCTCAAGAAGAGAAAATCCGTCTACTAGGGGCACCTAACTGGTGGAATACGAACAAAATTGATAGACTCGGTGTGCCGAGCGTACGTATGAGCGATGGCCCAAATGGAGTTCGCGGATCATCTCACTTTTTGAGCTCTCCGGCGCAATGCATTCCT TGTGCAACTGCGCTGGGATCGACTTTTGATCCTGAACTCATCCATGAGGTAGGATCCTTCCTTGCCGTGGAAGCCAAATCCAAGTCGGCCACAGTCCTTCTCGCGCCGACGTGCAACATCCAACGCTCGCCTCTTGGTGGTCGCTCATTCGAATCTTTCTCAGAAGATCCACACCTTTCTGGACACCTCGCGGCCGCATATGTTTCTGGGCTGCAAGACAACGGCGTGGCAGCAACCATCAAGCACTATGTAGCTAACGATCAAGAACATGAACGCATGGCAGTAGATACTATCCTCTCAGAGCGTGCTCTAAGAGAGATCTACTTGATGCCCTTCATGATTGCGCAGAGGGATGCTGGACCATGGGCGTATATGACTGC ATATAACCGAGTTCACGGTACCCATGTAAGCGAGTGCAAACGATTACTCGATGAAGTTTTGCGCAAAGAGTGGGGCTTTAACGGTTTGGTCATGAGCGATTGGTATGGAACCTATAGCGTTGACATTGCTCTTAATGCCGGTCTCGACCTCGAAATGCCTGGCCCTCCGAGATGGAGACAGCCTGCGCTCGTCAATCACGCTTTGACATCCCGGAAGCTTTTACCATCCACGCTTGATTTGCGCGCCAAAACCGTTCTCGATTTTGTCCAAAAGCTTGCTAAGACTAGCCCAGATGTTGTCTTTGGCGACGGAGAAGAACGTACTCGGGACGATCCGAAGGATCGTGAATTTAACCGGAAGCTAGCAGGCAGAGCTATCGTTTTGTTGAAAAATCAAGAACAAGTCCTGCCACTCAAAAAGAAGAACGTACTAGTTGTCGGGCCAAATGCCCAGGCCAGGGTAATCTCCGGAGGAGGTTCGGCATTCTTGAAGCCGAGCTATGTGATCACGCCTTGGGATGGCATCATAGCTGCTAAGCCCAAGGATGTAGACGTCAAGTTCGAGGTCGGATGCTATG CCCACAAATTCCTTCCAACCCTTGAAAACCTACTTAAGACTCCCGACGGGGAAGCCGGCTGGGAAGCTCGATTCTACACACACGACGAAAATCAACAGCCGAAGGATGAGGTTGCCAA GGTTGACTTCTTCATGGACCATCAAACTCAAGGGAACCTGAAAGTAGACAAGACCGCTCCTTTTGAGTTTGGCTTGACTGTCGCAGGGAGAGCGAAGCTGTGGGTGAATGGAAAGATGACGATCGACAACTGGACTCACCAGCGACCTGGAGAATTCTTCTATGG ACAAGGAAGCGCGGAGGAAAAAGCCGTAGTGGATCTCAAGGCGGGTGAACCTGTGGATATTTACGTCGAATACGACAATTTGTCGCCTGCTCCTAAGGGCGTTCAAATGCAACCTGCACTTATGCGCGGTGTG CGCCTTGGTGGTGCCGAGAAGATCGATCCCGAAGAGGCACTCAAAACCGCAGCGAAGGCCGCAGCTGAGGTGGATGCTGTGATTGCTGTAGTTGGACTAAACCACGAATGGGAGAGCGAGGGCTTTGACCGCCCGACATTATCGTTGCCTGGACGTCAAGATGAGCTCATAAAAGCAGTTGCAAAGGCGAATAAAAATACCGTAGTAGTGGTCCAAGCC GGATCCGCCGTAAGCATGCCTTGGGCAGATGATGTCACTG GCATACTCCAGGGATGGTATCTCGGGAACGAAGCAGGCAACGCGATTGCCGATGTACTATTTGGCAAAGTCAACCCATCTGGCCGGCTTCCTATCAGTTTGCCCAAGCGAGAAGAGGACATTCCGGCTCACCTTAGTTTCGGAAGCGAAATGGGCAAAGTGCACTACCGAGAGGATGTATTTGTGGGATACAAGTACTACCAGGCGCGTAAAGTGGCGCCGCTATTCCCATTCGG ATATGGCTTGTCATATACAACTTTCGAGTTGTCGGATCTCAAGGTTGAGGGACCGAGTTCCCATGACAGCAACCTGGAGGTCAGCGCGAGTATCACAGTGAAGAACACTGGATCAGTAAAAGGGAGCGAGACCGTCCAGCTATACGTTTCAAGACCTATTGGCCCCATTACTCACCCTAAGCTGGAGCTACGAGCCTTCGGCAAAGCAGCTGACTTGGAACCGGGGGCCAGCACCACTGTCAAGTTATCATTCGGCAAGTATGGTGTGTCGTTCTGGCACGAGGAAGACGATACATGGAGAGCAGACGCTGGTGAATACAGCGTACTTGTGGGGACGTCCTCGGTCGATTTGCCACTATCTGCTTCGTTTAAGCTGAAACAGACCTTTTCGTGGAGGGGCCTGTAG
- a CDS encoding translation initiation factor eIF-2B epsilon subunit codes for MAPKDDEDVLQAVILADSFNTKFEPLSVDTPRVLLPVCNAPLLDWAFECLASAGVDEVFVFCVAHVDQIKEAIANSQWSKPNSGMAVTTIVSREARSVGDAMRELDAKQVLTSDFVLLTGDVVSNIRLDEVIKEHKERRKVSKDAIMTCVVKEVGKMHRSKPVSEKNIFVLDAQTNECVYYEYQQANPPKQKFSFLREIFDKHQEVDVRTDLMDCSIDICSVDVPVLFTENFDYQDLRKDFMHGVLTSDILGKTMHCHIARSGYAARVRDTRSYASVSKDIISRWSFPLVPDNNHPTQHDYDYRAGNKYIAKKAELSRNSRVGKNTMVGPSTRVEDDAFVTNSVLGASCEIGSGSTISGSYLFNDVHIGVRCQVVDSIIGDGGCIIAKGVVLGEGTVLSPFTRISKEQPEDAKNGREVIKALVYRLEAESEDEDEETFANVRLGRLADTCSDIETYESDQASTLASESESDISPPISPTSSTSELPGIPSLDSAADFQSECTQSLKRAFDEQHTIDNAAIELKTLRMASNVPLPQVRQAVIDEETFERWGGLLKQIGGYDEAETLLQFQRVCCKTPERSRLFPAVLTELYQNELIEEDGLTDWFMDPSQRARTVTLALICTLPTINLGS; via the exons ATGGCCCCCAAGGACGATGAAGATGTTCTGCAAGCCGTCATTCTAGCAGATAGCTTCAACACAAAATTTGAACCTTTATCTGTTGATACCCCACGA GTGCTTCTCCCTGTCTGCAATGCACCCCTTCTAGACTGGGCATTCGAATGCCTAGCAAGCGCGGGCGTTGACGAAGTCTTTGTCTTTTGTGTCGCGCACGTCGACCAAATCAAGGAGGCCATTGC AAACTCCCAATGGTCCAAACCAAACTCGGGCATGGCCGTCACCACGATCGTCTCGCGCGAGGCGCGTTCCGTGGGCGATGCGATGCGGGAACTGGATGCCAAGCAGGTCCTTACTTCGGACTTTGTTTTGCTCACCGGTGATGTTGTGAGTAACATCCGACTTGACGAAGTCATCAAAGAGCACAAGGAGCGAAGAAAGGTCAGTAAAGATGCAATCATGACCTGTGTTGTCAAGGAGGTCGGCAAGATGCATCGGTCGAA ACCCGTATCAGAAAAGAACATTTTCGTACTTGACGCACAGACGAACGAATGTGTGTATTATGAGTATCAACAAGCTAATCCGCCCAAGCAAAAGTTTAGTTTTTTGCGCGAGATATTTGATAAACATCAGGAAGTGGATGTGCGTACAGACTTGATGGATTGTTCTATAGATATATGCTCTGTGGAC GTTCCTGTACTCTTTACAGAAAATTTCGATTACCAGGATCTACGAAAGGATTTTATGCATGGTGTCCTTACGTCCGATATTTTGGGCAAGACGATGCACTGCCATATTGCGAGGAGTGGTTATGCCGCTCGTGTGAGGGATACTCGAAGCTATGCCTCGGTTAG CAAAGACATTATCTCGCGTTGGTCATTCCCCCTCGTCCCGGACAACAATCACCCAACGCAGCACGACTATGATTACCGTGCAGGAAACAAATACATAGCTAAAAAAGCTGAGCTCTCCCG TAATTCTCGTGTCGGCAAAAACACCATGGTCGGGCCTTCAACTCGTGTAGAAGACGATGCATTTGTTACCAACTCGGTCTTGGGCGCGAGTTGTGAAATCGGATCGGGTTCAACGATCTCTGGATCATATCTATTCAATGATGTTCACATTGGGGTCAGATGTCAGGTGGTGGATAGTATTATTGGTGACGGC GGTTGTATCATCGCCAAAGGCGTAGTGCTCGGAGAAGGGACAGTTCTGTCACCTTTCACTAGGATTTCGAAAGAGCAACCCGAGGATGCGAAGAATGGGAGGGAAGTGATCAAG GCCCTGGTCTACCGGTTGG AAGCCGAGTCggaagacgaagatgagGAGACCTTCGCAAACGTTAGGTTAGGACGGTTAG CGGATACCTGCTCTGATATCGAAACCTACGAATCCGATCAAGCGTCGACCCTTGCGTCTGAATCAGAATCCGACATATCACCACCAATCTCACCGACCTCATCCACTTCTGAACTCCCCGGAATTCCTTCGCTCGACTCTGCAGCCGATTTTCAATCTGAGTGTACCCAATCACTCAAACGTGCGTTTGATGAGCAGCACACAATCGATAATGCTGCAATCGAGCTCAAGACGTTACGCATGGCAAGTAATGTACCTCTGCCTCAGGTTCGACAAGCTGTGATCGA TGAAGAGACATTTGAGCGATGGGGTGGCTTGTTGAAGCAGATCGGAGGATACGACGAAGCCGAGACATTGTTGCAGTTTCAG AGGGTATGCTGCAAGACGCCGGAGCGCTCACGGCTGTTCCCCGCCGTCCTCACGGAACTGTATCAGAACGAATTGATAGAAGAGGATGGCCTCACGGATTGGTTTATGGATCCCAGTCAAAGGGCACGAACAGTCACCTTAGCCCTGATATGCACGCTCCCTACGATCAACTTAGGGTCATAG